A section of the Candidatus Nitrosacidococcus sp. I8 genome encodes:
- a CDS encoding threonine aldolase family protein, protein MMDAPVGDEQRSEDPTVNRLCEIAADLMGKEAAIFLPSGTMCNEISLLVHCRPGDEIITDCTAHIFNMEGGGPAALSGTSICAP, encoded by the coding sequence ATGATGGATGCTCCTGTAGGTGATGAGCAGCGAAGTGAAGATCCTACGGTAAATCGTCTTTGTGAAATAGCTGCTGATTTGATGGGTAAAGAGGCAGCTATTTTTTTACCTTCAGGCACCATGTGTAACGAAATTTCTTTGTTAGTGCATTGTCGCCCCGGGGATGAAATTATTACGGATTGTACCGCTCATATTTTCAATATGGAAGGTGGAGGTCCAGCTGCTTTAAGTGGTACTTCAATTTGTGCCCCTTGA
- a CDS encoding heavy-metal-associated domain-containing protein, translating into MGGMTCQGCARSVENAIINALPEATVTANLEKKQVTVTDINNDTLVAKAIEEAGFDYEGVVG; encoded by the coding sequence GTGGGTGGTATGACTTGCCAAGGTTGTGCTAGATCAGTCGAAAATGCCATTATTAATGCCCTGCCAGAGGCTACTGTAACTGCTAATTTAGAAAAAAAACAAGTAACGGTTACCGACATCAACAACGACACTTTAGTTGCTAAAGCCATAGAAGAAGCAGGTTTTGATTATGAGGGTGTAGTTGGCTAA